In Balaenoptera musculus isolate JJ_BM4_2016_0621 chromosome 19, mBalMus1.pri.v3, whole genome shotgun sequence, one genomic interval encodes:
- the LOC118885461 gene encoding octapeptide-repeat protein T2-like, with protein sequence MERGGEKEGGEKVSWFRGKVRIKKVLTDKVAPTRNEKLQDEERVRSEGKASGEESSQGKESVSKEKGRGHRRGRGKELAWEEQFPQDEGEGWVYKGWDEEQKPSEEQAPGEKQERGQGKGRGVGKVRNQDPERGGSRGRTRYLGRARARRMGRCEEKWGRGKKWGRSHVQVRDQRNWGK encoded by the coding sequence ATGGAAAGGGGTGGTGAAAAGGAAGGGGGCGAAAAGGTGTCATGGTTCAGGGGGAAGGTGAGGATCAAGAAAGTGCTGACGGACAAGGTAGCGCCGACAAGGAACGAGAAGTTGCAGGACGAGGAGAGGGTGCGGAGCGAGGGGAAGGCCAGTGGCGAGGAGAGTTCCCAAGGCAAAGAAAGCGTCTCTAAAGAGAAGGGGCGGGGCCATAGGAGGGGGCGGGGCAAGGAGCTGGCTTGGGAAGAACAGTTCCCCCAGGATGAGGGGGAAGGGTGGGTCTATAAGGGGTGGGACGAGGAGCAGAAGCCCAGCGAGGAGCAAGCTCCAGGCGAGAAACAGGAGCGGGGacaggggaaggggcggggcgtGGGGAAGGTCCGGAATCAGGATCCGGAGAGGGGCGGGTCTAGAGGCAGGACCCGGTACCTGGGCAGGGCCCGAGCACGGAGAATGGGGCGGTGCGAAGAGAAGTGGGGGCGGGGCAAGAAGTGGGGGCGGAGCCACGTGCAGGTGCGAGACCAGAGGAACTGGGGAAAATAG
- the KCNK6 gene encoding potassium channel subfamily K member 6, with the protein MGRASVSSTPAPPLFPLLPLWGAGGRTSSTPGTEAGRLAVGSQGPRQRGGRELGEPAGCAMRRGALLAGALAAYIAYLVLGALLVARLERPHEDRLRAELQTLRQQLLQRSPCVAAPALDAFVERMLAAGRLGRAALANASGSANASDPAWDFASALFFASTLVTTVGYGYTTPLTDGGKAFCIAFALLGVPATMLLLTASAQRLSLLTHAPLSWLSRRWGCRPPQVARWHLAALLAVVVTICFLVPAAVFAHLEEAWSFLDAFYFCFISLSTIGLGDYVPGEAPGQPYRALYKVLVTVYLFLGLVAMVLVLQTFRRLSDLHGLTELILLPNPCPASFDEDGDDRVDILGPQPEPHQQFTAGLHTDYASIPR; encoded by the exons ATGGggcgtgcctcagtttcctccacccccgcccctcccctttttcctcttcttcctctttgggGCGCCGGGGGCCGCACGTCAAGCACTCCCGGAACTGAAGCTGGGCGCCTGGCGGTCGGGAGTCAGGGGCCACGTCAGCGGGGCGGCCGGGAGCTTGGCGAGCCGGCCGGCTGCGCCATGCGGCGGGGAGCGCTCCTGGCGGGCGCCCTGGCGGCGTACATCGCTTACCTGGTGCTGGGCGCGCTACTGGTGGCGCGGCTGGAGCGGCCGCACGAAGACCGCCTCCGAGCTGAGCTGCAGACTCTGCGCCAGCAGCTGCTGCAGCGCAGCCCGTGTGTGGCTGCCCCCGCCCTGGACGCCTTCGTGGAGCGGATGCTGGCGGCCGGACGGCTGGGGCGCGCAGCGCTTGCCAACGCCTCGGGGTCAGCCAACGCCTCGGACCCCGCCTGGGACTTCGCCTCGGCGCTCTTCTTCGCCAGCACGCTGGTCACCACCGTGG GCTACGGGTACACGACGCCGCTGACCGACGGGGGCAAGGCCTTCTGCATCGCCTTTGCGCTCCTCGGCGTGCCGGCCACCATGCTGCTGCTGACCGCCTCGGCCCAGCGCCTGTCGCTGCTCACCCACGCGCCCCTGTCCTGGCTGAGCCGGCGCTGGGGCTGCCGCCCCCCGCAGGTGGCCCGCTGGCACCTGGCGGCCCTGCTGGCGGTCGTGGTGACCATCTGCTTCCTGGTGCCGGCCGCAGTCTTTGCCCACCTTGAGGAGGCCTGGAGCTTCCTGGACGCCTTCTACTTCTGCTTCATCTCTCTGTCCACCATTGGCCTGGGTGACTATGTGCCTGGAGAGGCCCCCGGCCAGCCCTACCGGGCCCTCTACAAGGTGCTGGTCACAG TCTACCTCTTCCTGGGCCTGGTCGCCATGGTGCTCGTGCTGCAGACTTTCCGCCGTCTGTCTGACCTTCATGGCCTCACAGAGCTCATCCTGCTGCCCAATCCATGCCCTGCCAGCTTCGACGAGGATGGGGACGATCGGGTGGACATTCTGGGCCCCCAGCCGGAGCCACACCAGCAATTCACCGCCGGCTTGCACACTGACTACGCCTCCATCCCCAGGTAG
- the YIF1B gene encoding protein YIF1B isoform X6, protein MHPAGLAAAGTPRQRKWPSKRRVPVSQPGMADPHQLFDDTSSAQSRGYGAQRAPGGLGYPTASASPQAAFLGDPVSNMAMAYGSSLAAQGKELVDKNIDRFIPVTKLKYYFAVDTMYVGKKLGLLFFPYLHQDWEVQYQQDTPVAPRFDVNAPDLYIPAMAFITYVLVAGLALGTQDRFSPDLLGLQASSALAWLTLEVLAILLSLYLVTVNTDLTTIDLVAFLGYKYVGMIGGVLMGLLFGKIGYYLVLGWCCVSIFVFMIRTLRLKILAEAAAEGIPVRGARNQLRMYLTMAVAAAQPLLMYWLTFHLVR, encoded by the exons ATGCACCCGGCAGGCTTGGCGGCGGCGGGGACGCCCCGGCAGCGTAAGTGGC CCTCGAAGCGGAGGGTACCTGTGTCCCAGCCAGGCATGGCTGACCCCCACCAGCTTTTCGATGACACGAGTTCGGCCCAGAGCCGAGGCTACGGGGCCCAGCGGGCGCCTGGCGGCCTGGGCTACCCTACAGCCTCCGCCTCGCCCCAGGCGGCCTTCCTGGGTGATCCTGTGTCCAACATGGCCATGGCCTACGGGAGCAGCCTCGCCGCGCAGGGCAAGGAGCTGGTGGATAAGAAC ATCGACCGCTTCATCCCCGTCACCAAGCTCAAGTATTACTTCGCCGTGGACACCATGTATGTGGGCAAAAAGCTGGGTCTGCTCTTCTTCCCCTACCTGCACCAG GACTGGGAGGTGCAGTACCAGCAGGACACACCAGTGGCCCCGCGCTTTGACGTCAACGCGCCTGACCTCTACATTCCAG CCATGGCATTCATCACCTACGTCTTGGTGGCTGGCCTGGCGCTGGGGACCCAGGATAG GTTCTCCCCAGACCTCCTGGGGCTGCAGGCGAGCTCGGCGTTGGCCTGGCTGACACTGGAGGTGCTGGCCATCCTGCTCAGCCTCTACCTTGTCACTGTCAACACAGACCTCACCACTATCGACCTGGTGGCCTTCTTGGGCTACAAATATGTTGG gATGATTGGCGGGGTCCTCATGGGCCTGCTCTTTGGAAAGATTGGCTACTACCTCGTGCTGGGCTGGTGCTGTGTGTCCATCTTTGTGTTCATG ATCCGGACGCTGCGGCTGAAGATCCTGGCCGAGGCGGCGGCCGAGGGCATCCCGGTGCGTGGGGCGCGGAACCAGCTGCGCATGTACCTGACCATGGCCGTGGCGGCGGCGCAGCCCCTGCTCATGTACTGGCTCACCTTCCACCTGGTGCGGTGA
- the YIF1B gene encoding protein YIF1B isoform X2, producing MHPAGLAAAGTPRQPSKRRVPVSQPGMADPHQLFDDTSSAQSRGYGAQRAPGGLGYPTASASPQAAFLGDPVSNMAMAYGSSLAAQGKELVDKNIDRFIPVTKLKYYFAVDTMYVGKKLGLLFFPYLHQDWEVQYQQDTPVAPRFDVNAPDLYIPAMAFITYVLVAGLALGTQDSPSPHPVLDDTEPILPRPLLTSCPAPTHPLHPGSSRKVLAERFSPDLLGLQASSALAWLTLEVLAILLSLYLVTVNTDLTTIDLVAFLGYKYVGMIGGVLMGLLFGKIGYYLVLGWCCVSIFVFMIRTLRLKILAEAAAEGIPVRGARNQLRMYLTMAVAAAQPLLMYWLTFHLVR from the exons ATGCACCCGGCAGGCTTGGCGGCGGCGGGGACGCCCCGGCAGC CCTCGAAGCGGAGGGTACCTGTGTCCCAGCCAGGCATGGCTGACCCCCACCAGCTTTTCGATGACACGAGTTCGGCCCAGAGCCGAGGCTACGGGGCCCAGCGGGCGCCTGGCGGCCTGGGCTACCCTACAGCCTCCGCCTCGCCCCAGGCGGCCTTCCTGGGTGATCCTGTGTCCAACATGGCCATGGCCTACGGGAGCAGCCTCGCCGCGCAGGGCAAGGAGCTGGTGGATAAGAAC ATCGACCGCTTCATCCCCGTCACCAAGCTCAAGTATTACTTCGCCGTGGACACCATGTATGTGGGCAAAAAGCTGGGTCTGCTCTTCTTCCCCTACCTGCACCAG GACTGGGAGGTGCAGTACCAGCAGGACACACCAGTGGCCCCGCGCTTTGACGTCAACGCGCCTGACCTCTACATTCCAG CCATGGCATTCATCACCTACGTCTTGGTGGCTGGCCTGGCGCTGGGGACCCAGGATAG CCCATCACCACACCCTGTGCTGGATGACACTGAACCCATCCTTCCCCGGCCTCTCCTAACCAGCTGCCCGGCCCCCACACACCCCCTGCACCCCGGCTCCAGCAGGAAGGTCTTGGCTGAGAG GTTCTCCCCAGACCTCCTGGGGCTGCAGGCGAGCTCGGCGTTGGCCTGGCTGACACTGGAGGTGCTGGCCATCCTGCTCAGCCTCTACCTTGTCACTGTCAACACAGACCTCACCACTATCGACCTGGTGGCCTTCTTGGGCTACAAATATGTTGG gATGATTGGCGGGGTCCTCATGGGCCTGCTCTTTGGAAAGATTGGCTACTACCTCGTGCTGGGCTGGTGCTGTGTGTCCATCTTTGTGTTCATG ATCCGGACGCTGCGGCTGAAGATCCTGGCCGAGGCGGCGGCCGAGGGCATCCCGGTGCGTGGGGCGCGGAACCAGCTGCGCATGTACCTGACCATGGCCGTGGCGGCGGCGCAGCCCCTGCTCATGTACTGGCTCACCTTCCACCTGGTGCGGTGA
- the YIF1B gene encoding protein YIF1B isoform X4: MHPAGLAAAGTPRQRKWPSKRRVPVSQPGMADPHQLFDDTSSAQSRGYGAQRAPGGLGYPTASASPQAAFLGDPVSNMAMAYGSSLAAQGKELVDKNIDRFIPVTKLKYYFAVDTMYVGKKLGLLFFPYLHQDWEVQYQQDTPVAPRFDVNAPDLYIPAMAFITYVLVAGLALGTQDSCPAPTHPLHPGSSRKVLAERFSPDLLGLQASSALAWLTLEVLAILLSLYLVTVNTDLTTIDLVAFLGYKYVGMIGGVLMGLLFGKIGYYLVLGWCCVSIFVFMIRTLRLKILAEAAAEGIPVRGARNQLRMYLTMAVAAAQPLLMYWLTFHLVR; this comes from the exons ATGCACCCGGCAGGCTTGGCGGCGGCGGGGACGCCCCGGCAGCGTAAGTGGC CCTCGAAGCGGAGGGTACCTGTGTCCCAGCCAGGCATGGCTGACCCCCACCAGCTTTTCGATGACACGAGTTCGGCCCAGAGCCGAGGCTACGGGGCCCAGCGGGCGCCTGGCGGCCTGGGCTACCCTACAGCCTCCGCCTCGCCCCAGGCGGCCTTCCTGGGTGATCCTGTGTCCAACATGGCCATGGCCTACGGGAGCAGCCTCGCCGCGCAGGGCAAGGAGCTGGTGGATAAGAAC ATCGACCGCTTCATCCCCGTCACCAAGCTCAAGTATTACTTCGCCGTGGACACCATGTATGTGGGCAAAAAGCTGGGTCTGCTCTTCTTCCCCTACCTGCACCAG GACTGGGAGGTGCAGTACCAGCAGGACACACCAGTGGCCCCGCGCTTTGACGTCAACGCGCCTGACCTCTACATTCCAG CCATGGCATTCATCACCTACGTCTTGGTGGCTGGCCTGGCGCTGGGGACCCAGGATAG CTGCCCGGCCCCCACACACCCCCTGCACCCCGGCTCCAGCAGGAAGGTCTTGGCTGAGAG GTTCTCCCCAGACCTCCTGGGGCTGCAGGCGAGCTCGGCGTTGGCCTGGCTGACACTGGAGGTGCTGGCCATCCTGCTCAGCCTCTACCTTGTCACTGTCAACACAGACCTCACCACTATCGACCTGGTGGCCTTCTTGGGCTACAAATATGTTGG gATGATTGGCGGGGTCCTCATGGGCCTGCTCTTTGGAAAGATTGGCTACTACCTCGTGCTGGGCTGGTGCTGTGTGTCCATCTTTGTGTTCATG ATCCGGACGCTGCGGCTGAAGATCCTGGCCGAGGCGGCGGCCGAGGGCATCCCGGTGCGTGGGGCGCGGAACCAGCTGCGCATGTACCTGACCATGGCCGTGGCGGCGGCGCAGCCCCTGCTCATGTACTGGCTCACCTTCCACCTGGTGCGGTGA
- the YIF1B gene encoding protein YIF1B isoform X7 — translation MHPAGLAAAGTPRQPSKRRVPVSQPGMADPHQLFDDTSSAQSRGYGAQRAPGGLGYPTASASPQAAFLGDPVSNMAMAYGSSLAAQGKELVDKNIDRFIPVTKLKYYFAVDTMYVGKKLGLLFFPYLHQDWEVQYQQDTPVAPRFDVNAPDLYIPAMAFITYVLVAGLALGTQDRFSPDLLGLQASSALAWLTLEVLAILLSLYLVTVNTDLTTIDLVAFLGYKYVGMIGGVLMGLLFGKIGYYLVLGWCCVSIFVFMIRTLRLKILAEAAAEGIPVRGARNQLRMYLTMAVAAAQPLLMYWLTFHLVR, via the exons ATGCACCCGGCAGGCTTGGCGGCGGCGGGGACGCCCCGGCAGC CCTCGAAGCGGAGGGTACCTGTGTCCCAGCCAGGCATGGCTGACCCCCACCAGCTTTTCGATGACACGAGTTCGGCCCAGAGCCGAGGCTACGGGGCCCAGCGGGCGCCTGGCGGCCTGGGCTACCCTACAGCCTCCGCCTCGCCCCAGGCGGCCTTCCTGGGTGATCCTGTGTCCAACATGGCCATGGCCTACGGGAGCAGCCTCGCCGCGCAGGGCAAGGAGCTGGTGGATAAGAAC ATCGACCGCTTCATCCCCGTCACCAAGCTCAAGTATTACTTCGCCGTGGACACCATGTATGTGGGCAAAAAGCTGGGTCTGCTCTTCTTCCCCTACCTGCACCAG GACTGGGAGGTGCAGTACCAGCAGGACACACCAGTGGCCCCGCGCTTTGACGTCAACGCGCCTGACCTCTACATTCCAG CCATGGCATTCATCACCTACGTCTTGGTGGCTGGCCTGGCGCTGGGGACCCAGGATAG GTTCTCCCCAGACCTCCTGGGGCTGCAGGCGAGCTCGGCGTTGGCCTGGCTGACACTGGAGGTGCTGGCCATCCTGCTCAGCCTCTACCTTGTCACTGTCAACACAGACCTCACCACTATCGACCTGGTGGCCTTCTTGGGCTACAAATATGTTGG gATGATTGGCGGGGTCCTCATGGGCCTGCTCTTTGGAAAGATTGGCTACTACCTCGTGCTGGGCTGGTGCTGTGTGTCCATCTTTGTGTTCATG ATCCGGACGCTGCGGCTGAAGATCCTGGCCGAGGCGGCGGCCGAGGGCATCCCGGTGCGTGGGGCGCGGAACCAGCTGCGCATGTACCTGACCATGGCCGTGGCGGCGGCGCAGCCCCTGCTCATGTACTGGCTCACCTTCCACCTGGTGCGGTGA
- the YIF1B gene encoding protein YIF1B isoform X1, with the protein MHPAGLAAAGTPRQRKWPSKRRVPVSQPGMADPHQLFDDTSSAQSRGYGAQRAPGGLGYPTASASPQAAFLGDPVSNMAMAYGSSLAAQGKELVDKNIDRFIPVTKLKYYFAVDTMYVGKKLGLLFFPYLHQDWEVQYQQDTPVAPRFDVNAPDLYIPAMAFITYVLVAGLALGTQDSPSPHPVLDDTEPILPRPLLTSCPAPTHPLHPGSSRKVLAERFSPDLLGLQASSALAWLTLEVLAILLSLYLVTVNTDLTTIDLVAFLGYKYVGMIGGVLMGLLFGKIGYYLVLGWCCVSIFVFMIRTLRLKILAEAAAEGIPVRGARNQLRMYLTMAVAAAQPLLMYWLTFHLVR; encoded by the exons ATGCACCCGGCAGGCTTGGCGGCGGCGGGGACGCCCCGGCAGCGTAAGTGGC CCTCGAAGCGGAGGGTACCTGTGTCCCAGCCAGGCATGGCTGACCCCCACCAGCTTTTCGATGACACGAGTTCGGCCCAGAGCCGAGGCTACGGGGCCCAGCGGGCGCCTGGCGGCCTGGGCTACCCTACAGCCTCCGCCTCGCCCCAGGCGGCCTTCCTGGGTGATCCTGTGTCCAACATGGCCATGGCCTACGGGAGCAGCCTCGCCGCGCAGGGCAAGGAGCTGGTGGATAAGAAC ATCGACCGCTTCATCCCCGTCACCAAGCTCAAGTATTACTTCGCCGTGGACACCATGTATGTGGGCAAAAAGCTGGGTCTGCTCTTCTTCCCCTACCTGCACCAG GACTGGGAGGTGCAGTACCAGCAGGACACACCAGTGGCCCCGCGCTTTGACGTCAACGCGCCTGACCTCTACATTCCAG CCATGGCATTCATCACCTACGTCTTGGTGGCTGGCCTGGCGCTGGGGACCCAGGATAG CCCATCACCACACCCTGTGCTGGATGACACTGAACCCATCCTTCCCCGGCCTCTCCTAACCAGCTGCCCGGCCCCCACACACCCCCTGCACCCCGGCTCCAGCAGGAAGGTCTTGGCTGAGAG GTTCTCCCCAGACCTCCTGGGGCTGCAGGCGAGCTCGGCGTTGGCCTGGCTGACACTGGAGGTGCTGGCCATCCTGCTCAGCCTCTACCTTGTCACTGTCAACACAGACCTCACCACTATCGACCTGGTGGCCTTCTTGGGCTACAAATATGTTGG gATGATTGGCGGGGTCCTCATGGGCCTGCTCTTTGGAAAGATTGGCTACTACCTCGTGCTGGGCTGGTGCTGTGTGTCCATCTTTGTGTTCATG ATCCGGACGCTGCGGCTGAAGATCCTGGCCGAGGCGGCGGCCGAGGGCATCCCGGTGCGTGGGGCGCGGAACCAGCTGCGCATGTACCTGACCATGGCCGTGGCGGCGGCGCAGCCCCTGCTCATGTACTGGCTCACCTTCCACCTGGTGCGGTGA
- the YIF1B gene encoding protein YIF1B isoform X3 encodes MPASKRRVPVSQPGMADPHQLFDDTSSAQSRGYGAQRAPGGLGYPTASASPQAAFLGDPVSNMAMAYGSSLAAQGKELVDKNIDRFIPVTKLKYYFAVDTMYVGKKLGLLFFPYLHQDWEVQYQQDTPVAPRFDVNAPDLYIPAMAFITYVLVAGLALGTQDSPSPHPVLDDTEPILPRPLLTSCPAPTHPLHPGSSRKVLAERFSPDLLGLQASSALAWLTLEVLAILLSLYLVTVNTDLTTIDLVAFLGYKYVGMIGGVLMGLLFGKIGYYLVLGWCCVSIFVFMIRTLRLKILAEAAAEGIPVRGARNQLRMYLTMAVAAAQPLLMYWLTFHLVR; translated from the exons ATGCCAG CCTCGAAGCGGAGGGTACCTGTGTCCCAGCCAGGCATGGCTGACCCCCACCAGCTTTTCGATGACACGAGTTCGGCCCAGAGCCGAGGCTACGGGGCCCAGCGGGCGCCTGGCGGCCTGGGCTACCCTACAGCCTCCGCCTCGCCCCAGGCGGCCTTCCTGGGTGATCCTGTGTCCAACATGGCCATGGCCTACGGGAGCAGCCTCGCCGCGCAGGGCAAGGAGCTGGTGGATAAGAAC ATCGACCGCTTCATCCCCGTCACCAAGCTCAAGTATTACTTCGCCGTGGACACCATGTATGTGGGCAAAAAGCTGGGTCTGCTCTTCTTCCCCTACCTGCACCAG GACTGGGAGGTGCAGTACCAGCAGGACACACCAGTGGCCCCGCGCTTTGACGTCAACGCGCCTGACCTCTACATTCCAG CCATGGCATTCATCACCTACGTCTTGGTGGCTGGCCTGGCGCTGGGGACCCAGGATAG CCCATCACCACACCCTGTGCTGGATGACACTGAACCCATCCTTCCCCGGCCTCTCCTAACCAGCTGCCCGGCCCCCACACACCCCCTGCACCCCGGCTCCAGCAGGAAGGTCTTGGCTGAGAG GTTCTCCCCAGACCTCCTGGGGCTGCAGGCGAGCTCGGCGTTGGCCTGGCTGACACTGGAGGTGCTGGCCATCCTGCTCAGCCTCTACCTTGTCACTGTCAACACAGACCTCACCACTATCGACCTGGTGGCCTTCTTGGGCTACAAATATGTTGG gATGATTGGCGGGGTCCTCATGGGCCTGCTCTTTGGAAAGATTGGCTACTACCTCGTGCTGGGCTGGTGCTGTGTGTCCATCTTTGTGTTCATG ATCCGGACGCTGCGGCTGAAGATCCTGGCCGAGGCGGCGGCCGAGGGCATCCCGGTGCGTGGGGCGCGGAACCAGCTGCGCATGTACCTGACCATGGCCGTGGCGGCGGCGCAGCCCCTGCTCATGTACTGGCTCACCTTCCACCTGGTGCGGTGA
- the YIF1B gene encoding protein YIF1B isoform X5, with amino-acid sequence MADPHQLFDDTSSAQSRGYGAQRAPGGLGYPTASASPQAAFLGDPVSNMAMAYGSSLAAQGKELVDKNIDRFIPVTKLKYYFAVDTMYVGKKLGLLFFPYLHQDWEVQYQQDTPVAPRFDVNAPDLYIPAMAFITYVLVAGLALGTQDSPSPHPVLDDTEPILPRPLLTSCPAPTHPLHPGSSRKVLAERFSPDLLGLQASSALAWLTLEVLAILLSLYLVTVNTDLTTIDLVAFLGYKYVGMIGGVLMGLLFGKIGYYLVLGWCCVSIFVFMIRTLRLKILAEAAAEGIPVRGARNQLRMYLTMAVAAAQPLLMYWLTFHLVR; translated from the exons ATGGCTGACCCCCACCAGCTTTTCGATGACACGAGTTCGGCCCAGAGCCGAGGCTACGGGGCCCAGCGGGCGCCTGGCGGCCTGGGCTACCCTACAGCCTCCGCCTCGCCCCAGGCGGCCTTCCTGGGTGATCCTGTGTCCAACATGGCCATGGCCTACGGGAGCAGCCTCGCCGCGCAGGGCAAGGAGCTGGTGGATAAGAAC ATCGACCGCTTCATCCCCGTCACCAAGCTCAAGTATTACTTCGCCGTGGACACCATGTATGTGGGCAAAAAGCTGGGTCTGCTCTTCTTCCCCTACCTGCACCAG GACTGGGAGGTGCAGTACCAGCAGGACACACCAGTGGCCCCGCGCTTTGACGTCAACGCGCCTGACCTCTACATTCCAG CCATGGCATTCATCACCTACGTCTTGGTGGCTGGCCTGGCGCTGGGGACCCAGGATAG CCCATCACCACACCCTGTGCTGGATGACACTGAACCCATCCTTCCCCGGCCTCTCCTAACCAGCTGCCCGGCCCCCACACACCCCCTGCACCCCGGCTCCAGCAGGAAGGTCTTGGCTGAGAG GTTCTCCCCAGACCTCCTGGGGCTGCAGGCGAGCTCGGCGTTGGCCTGGCTGACACTGGAGGTGCTGGCCATCCTGCTCAGCCTCTACCTTGTCACTGTCAACACAGACCTCACCACTATCGACCTGGTGGCCTTCTTGGGCTACAAATATGTTGG gATGATTGGCGGGGTCCTCATGGGCCTGCTCTTTGGAAAGATTGGCTACTACCTCGTGCTGGGCTGGTGCTGTGTGTCCATCTTTGTGTTCATG ATCCGGACGCTGCGGCTGAAGATCCTGGCCGAGGCGGCGGCCGAGGGCATCCCGGTGCGTGGGGCGCGGAACCAGCTGCGCATGTACCTGACCATGGCCGTGGCGGCGGCGCAGCCCCTGCTCATGTACTGGCTCACCTTCCACCTGGTGCGGTGA
- the C19H19orf33 gene encoding immortalization up-regulated protein, with amino-acid sequence MEVDLSAALKSTSKKPQGAGQVGDPNHAPAKVQGADNLKHHHGHGHEHGTSSDSSCSSNDSENEAKPGAAGSEQHKSAPGKVKKPKVKKEKKKEEKKEEKKEGKKKEGKKKEASH; translated from the exons ATGGAGGTCGACCTGTCGGCAG ccCTGAAGTCCACCTCCAAGAAGCCCCAGGGGGCAGGCCAGGTGGGAGACCCCAATCACGCCCCCGCCAAAGTTCAGGGAGCTGATAACCTGAAG CATCACCACGGCCACGGCCACGAGCACGGAACCTCCTCAGATTCCAGCTGCAGCTCCAACGACTCAGAAAATGAGGCGAAG cccggCGCTGCCGGCTCCGAGCAGCACAAAAGCGCCCCGGGCAAGGTCAAGAAGCCCaaggtgaaaaaggagaagaagaaggaggagaagaaggaggagaagaaggagggcaagaagaaggaggggaagaagaaggaggctTCCCACTAA